TGAGGTTCTCGGCCGCGGCGCGCGCGATGGCCTTCGCCGTCGGCACCGAGCCGGTGAAGGCGATGCGGGCGATTCCGGGATGCGCGACGAGGGCCGCGCCCACCTCGGCGCCGTAGCCCTGCACGACGTTGAAGACTCCGGCGGGCATCCCCGCCTGCTCGCACAGGTCGGCGAAGACGCTCGCCGTGAGCGGCGTCCATTCCGCAGGCTTGAGCACGACGGTGTCGCCCGCGGCGAGGGCCGGGCCGATGCGCCACGTGGCGAGCATGAGCGGAGCGTTCCAGGGCGTGATGATCGCGGCGACGCCCGACGGATCCCAGCTGACCACGTTGTCGTGCCCGCGGGTCTGCCAGACGGGGTGCGACAGCTCGTTGAGAGCCCAGTCGGCGAAGAACCGGATGTTCATGGCGACGCGCGGCATGACGCCCCGCCGGTGGCTGCGCAGCAGCGAGCCGTTGTCGAGGGTCTCGAGCTGCGAGAGCGCTTCGACGTTCGCCTCGATCAGGTCGGCGAGGCGGTGCAGGATCTCGCCGCGGCCGGTGGGCCCGAGGTCGCGCCAGCCCGGGAACGCGGTGCGCGCGGCCTGCACGGCGGCATCGGCCTCGGCGGCCCCGCCACGGGCGATATGCGCGAGCACGGTGCCGTCGATGGGCGAGATGCTCTCGAAGGTCTCGGCCGAGGCGACGCGCTGCCCGCCGATGGAGTGCCGCGTGTCGACGGTCAGTCCGGCCAGCTCAACCTGATGCACGCGGTTGCTCCCTTGCGATCGCTATTCGTTCGGATACGAACGTTTGGCAGGAGTCTAGCCGAGGAGGACCGTCGCGCAAGAGGGGATGCCTTACCGCTGCCCCTCCGTCACCTGGGTGATCGCGCGCAGCATGTCGGCGAGTTCGCTTCGCCGGGCGGGGTCGAGGCTCGAGGTGATCGTGCGCTCGTGGTCGTTGAAGGTCGGGAAGAGCGTGGACATGAGCTCGCGGCCCGCGGGCGTCATCGACACGTTGACGAGCCGGCCGTCTTTGTCGCTGCGCTCGCGCAGCAGATAGCCCTTCGACTCGAGGGTTCCGAGCACCCCCGTGAGGGTCGCCTTCGAGAACCCGCCCTCC
The sequence above is a segment of the Microcella humidisoli genome. Coding sequences within it:
- a CDS encoding aldehyde dehydrogenase, which encodes MHQVELAGLTVDTRHSIGGQRVASAETFESISPIDGTVLAHIARGGAAEADAAVQAARTAFPGWRDLGPTGRGEILHRLADLIEANVEALSQLETLDNGSLLRSHRRGVMPRVAMNIRFFADWALNELSHPVWQTRGHDNVVSWDPSGVAAIITPWNAPLMLATWRIGPALAAGDTVVLKPAEWTPLTASVFADLCEQAGMPAGVFNVVQGYGAEVGAALVAHPGIARIAFTGSVPTAKAIARAAAENLTPVSFELGGKSPLIITDDADLDLAVEIAVEQYDNAGQVCLSGTRLLVHESIADEFAERFAAKAAQIVQGDPRDEATQIGPQIHRVHLDRVAGFVERAQAAGAQVAFGGGPNNDLGGLYYRPTLITGATPGSEILTAEVFGPVLAMQTFSTDEEAVQLANATEYGLAAVVVCGDRDRAERLTKNLVAGTIWVNCFFVRDLAAPFGGSKKSGIGREGGVWSFDFYADVKNTVYAPSGWKE
- a CDS encoding MarR family winged helix-turn-helix transcriptional regulator — protein: MPSPHTLAETEERVAGKLGTLPLDFEAMAVVSNLFRAANATRNYLERSVLAATGLSWTAFVVLWVTWIWEPIETRQIAEEGGFSKATLTGVLGTLESKGYLLRERSDKDGRLVNVSMTPAGRELMSTLFPTFNDHERTITSSLDPARRSELADMLRAITQVTEGQR